CCTTGACTTTGACTGACatatcaccttgactttgaccgccacaTTATCACCAGGTCTGGCCATAACATCACCTATCAATTATTTTAtgtcattttcttcttcttggaaACTTTgggtttttcctttttttttatattcctttTCGAATCAACAAGTTGTAGAAGATTACTTTAGATATTTGTACGCGAATCAACGAATTCAATAGCTCGTGTTACGTCGATTCTCCTATACTTTAAGAAATATGTAAGTAATTTAAATAAgtacaaaattttttaatttttatacttttatgaatttataatttttaaataaaaagtaATCATGAATAGTCATGAACTAATCAACGTAACGGTTCCAAATCATAAACCATTATCATTTTAAATGATTAAGGTTAATGATCGACTTTTCTAGTACTGTTGAACTTCGTTTTGAACCGTAAATTAATATTATGAACTATTGCTTTCGAACATTTGAATCGTCAAACTCGATTTTGAATCGTCCAATCGTAATCCCAAATCTTAGCCGGGTCTAATTCGAggctcaagaagaagaaatatataGGAATGCTGAGTGCTACACAAGTCATTGGCGGGCAAAGCTCTTGTCTTTATTTTCTTTGCAAGAGCTAGAGAGCTCGTATTaagaaatctaaaatgaaagggGTGGTGTATTTATAATTAACTTGATGGAAGAAATTTAAATTGATGCATGCGAATTTGTCATCTTATGAGGTCTCGATAAAGATCAATTCGTGTTATAGTTGAAGAGGCAAAGTGGTTAACAAAAAGCTAACGGTGACTAAACCTCTCTCTTATATAGCTCAAGCGTTCACAgatttttctatcttttattcATTTGGAGATAGTTGATCTAGTCTGACTAAAGTTTATCATCGATCATCAAGTAAATCCGAAAAGTACAGATAGACCACGAGGACGGTCCAACACCACAAGTAGTTCAAGAGCTACATACATTTATTTATGTTGCATGAAAATCGAATCCTCATTGCTTGGGAAATTCATCTTTACCATCACACCAAGCCCCGGTAGGCTAACGACGACTAAACCTTATTTTTTTGACAGACAAATTATATATCATCAAGAAAAAGTACAAGTAAACATGTGTTCAAAGATAACCATTCGTTTCTGTTGAAGTATCATATCCGAGCAGCTATCTAAGATATGAACCCATATACATGTATGTGTATTCTTACAGTACCAATCTCCCCAAAAAATAGTCATGGTCGAAAAAAACTTTAGTACTAACCACTCAGCCAACCAACCATATGCCATAACACAAAAATACGAATACCACCCAACCGGCCAAGCAATCATGGCTGGCCCCCGATCAACATACATTGTCTTCTCTGCCTCTGCGCACATAACCAAAGTGTCCAAGCTCCAATCACCAACCATCCCATCCTTATCATAGCCAAAGTGTCCATACATATATGGTCATCCCTATATGTCCATCGGCCTAATCATCACTAGTCCAATCCATCCTTATGTTTACCTTTCTATACACTTTTAGCAAGTGATCGGCTATCAATGAATTTTTATTTACCGTGAGCCGTTTGTTGTGGATTAAATAGATTGTTATGGTGAATCTATTTACACTAATGGACTTTTTGGTAAAGCCTCAATCATCAACGAATTTGAAGTGTGTTTTACTCAGAGTTGTTTGCTACGGACTAGATAAATAATAATTACGGTCGATCTATTCACCATCCTCACCCAGACATCCAAAAAAATGAAATGTGTATACTATGTCTCACAAGTATGTGGCCTCCCCCaaccaaaaagaagaaaaaaaaaggaggagaGGACCCCTCCAAAAGGAGACCAGATCTTCTGGTCCATAAAAAGTGGACCAGGGGATGGACCACTTACAATTATTGTCGGATCGTAGATTGCGATCCCTCTCTGAATTTACCGTCCCTctaggttatagtttgggtcgggGAAGGTGGCGGAAAGCCACCTGAAGGCAGTCGGTGGTGGGCAAGTGGCCAGGCTGCCAGGCATCGAGCGGGAAGTGGCCTTCGGTCACCCACCTCTACCCAAATTATAATTTGGGGAGGACGGTGAACTCAGGGAGGGATCACAATCAATTACGGCTAAATCACGACTACGATCCGACAGTACTTGCAAGTGATCCATCCCTTGATTCATAAAAAAGTGGAACAGAGGATCTGACCCCCTCCAAAAACCCTATCAAGTGTACAATCTCACTGTATGAACCAAAATGTACCTCCCTCTCTCTAAAACAAAAGTGTGGTTCCACCACCCATACACAAAATATGAAACCCTCTTACTAAGCCTAATGTATAACCTCACCTCAAGAAACTATAATATGAGGTCTCTTCCTCAGCTCCACCCAAGCAAGTCTGCTCCAAATTGATACAGCTCTAGTAGAGATTCCTGCAGAAGCTCGACTCCTGCAGAAGCTTAACTCTAGAAGAACCATCCAATGAAGTGCTCCATCCAAAAGCGGTATGGCTCCAGGGAGGACTCTAAGTGTGTGCATTATACTAAAACTGATACATATGTGTTCCTTCTGAGGTTGAGATAGCCTTAGGAGAAACTCAATAAGTGCCCTatctaatatttatatatatatatttttttaaaatttggataTCCATTTAGGTCTAGATGTTAAGTACCAAATCAGAATAAATAGACGTTAAGTACCAAATCAGAATAAATATCCAAGAAGCGGTATATATAGATTTGGACTTTGTGGAATATAACATCACTCTCAAATTCTTCTCTCAAATCTCAAATGATTGTTGACCTACCACACAGTGTATCATAGTAGTCATAGCAGCATGATGTAGACCTGACATTGGTTTGAAATCGACGGTTCGATGTTCGAGACCACCTGTTTGACGATTCCTGGATTGTCGATCTTTAACCTTAACCGTCTAAGATGGTTACAATTTGGAACCGTCAGTTCACTATTCGTTacagttcaagattattatattatgtttttttaaattataaatttataaaattatttgccGGACTTGGATCCTAGATTTATTAACAATAAttatatagtaaaaaaaatattaattagttattaaataattaattaaaatataaaattatttagagATAaactattataaattaattaataaataaataagtatttttttctaattaataataataataatataataaaagaaattattgattaataaataattaactaataaaaatattaataactaTAGTGTGGTTAGTTAGAATACTTACTTTTAATCAGATTCTAGTTCGAATCCtaaatcataaataaaaataCTTCGAATCAACAGTGAATCGGTTAATTTGGGTCGGAACTGGGTCAATTGCTGCATGATCTGTTGACCTAGTTACGGGCCTAGGCCAGGCCTGGTTTGGACTCGACTGGCATGACGGGTCCGGATCAACATACTAGACCCTTGGTAGTGGCGTGCAAATGCCCCTAGTATCCTTTGATGCGTGATCAACTCATGCGTTATGTGAAACCAGAGTCTAATATGATCCCAAAATTATCATAGTGTAAAAAATCATAAGATGCATCTGTGACTAGACTGTATATAGTATATATTTATTTCATACTGTTCTTATCCACGGTTTACATACTAATATTTAAGAAGAAATTATATGCCTAAGTGATACCTTTGTGCTAACTAAATCTTGACCTCATAGAGGTCGACTCAATAAAGGTCAACTAGCGATCAAAATAAGATGTGGACTGAGATGGGTGAATTCTCTATAGAATCTATTGATACTCGAAAGAAATCTCAATAGGAGTATAAAATTATACGACAATGATAGTTTTAAGATAAAACGTGAATTAAGCTCGACTTTGTTATcccaacttaaatatttttgtttttaCAATAGATTTATGGATATTTAATTTGATGGcttttttatataaaaagttTGTAAATATTGATAATTGTTAGAAATTGTTATTTATATACTCGAAAAGTATAAAATAaggatttatttttttgtttgttttttaaaGTGTAGAGTTCTTTTTACACGTTGCCATCGTTACTGTCTCCGTCGCCACTTGTCTCCGCCGTCTGCATCGGCTTCAGCTTCTCCTCCACCACCGCCGGCGGCGCTTCCGCCTCTGCGCCCGCCTTCATCTTCCACTCCCCGTAAAGATAAGACCCGAATCCCCAGAGGCAGAGCGCCATCGCCACCGCCTTCCCGCCGCTGAACTCGTCGCCGAACGCCGCCACGCCACCCACCACGTTGACCGCCAGAAGCGCTGTCATGCAGATCCCCCCGTTGACCGACGACGTGAGGAACACCATCCCCGCCGTCCCCATGAAGCACATCTGCCACGCCAGCACAGTCGTCGCCACCACGGCCCAGTACGCCGCCGCCCCAAGGTCCCACCTTTCCTCGCTCGGCCACCACCACTTTCCCCCGTCTGCGCCGCCGCCGTCCGCCGCCATCCCCGCCACCGCCAGCGCCGTCGCTGCCGCCTCCATCACCACCTGCACCTCCACCACCGCCCGGTACCCGCCGCTGAGCCCGCGGTAGACCAGCTGCATCACCGGCAGGTACACTGCGAAGAGCGCGGCGGCGCCGATAGCTGCCGCGAGTCCGAGAAAGAAGTGCCGCCGGTCGACGCCCGGCGGGCAGTCGTGCGACGAGTTGAGCGCGAGAAGAACAGAGCTTACAGTGAGCAAAACCACCGAATTCAGATTAAAAAACGTGACCGGGTGGCGGACGAGGACAACGGACAGAAGCAGAGTGAAGGCCAGTTGCGAAGCGAGGAGGAGCGAAGAAGTAGAGACCGATAAATAGGACACGGCGCAGGAAAAGAGGAGATTATTAAGTCCCAGGAGGAGCCCGAGGCCGAGCGCCAGGCAAAGGAGGCGAGAACCGAAGCTACAAAAGGGCCGGTTGCCGGAAACAGGGGACGAGCAGAAGTAAACGGGGACGAGGAGCAAGGGGAATCCGGCGGACTGGACGAGGGTGGACACCCACCGGCTTCCGCCTCCATGGACGAAGTAGAAGCGGGAGAGCAGAGAAGAGGAGAGTGAGCCGACGCAGAGTAGGAAGTAGTTTCCGGCGAGCAACCAGGCGTTGGACCTCGCCCCCTTCGTAACACAGCCATCGTTATCCATGGCAAAGAAGAAGAATAACAGCAAAAAGGAGGAGTCACTGAGCACTTAAAGAGTAACGCTTGCTTGCTGTGCTTATAAATAGGTAGATACGGAGAATCTACACAGTGGACGGAATAAAACAGGGGAAGGACGGACGGAAAGCgtggggggagagagagagagagagagcgagagAGATTGCTTGATGGGATCGCAGTGTGCGTAAAGGGGAAGACGACAGGGGAAAAGGGAAGGAGGAGAAGGGGGAAAAATGTGCTGTGCTGGGCGGCGACGGAGTATAAATATGCGGGAGGAAGAGTTCGACAAATGGACAGCGTCGTCGAGTCACGTGTTTCGCCGCCGCCGGTCGGCATGCAATGTTGGGCCTTTTATTTGGCACTTTATTGGGCCCAAAACTGGGATGCCCTTTATAGGGAAATTTATTCTCTCTTTTGTTTTTTCCCCAACAATATCggtgaaatttattttattaaattttgcaTTAAAGGAAATAAATTGCCGTGACGGTTTAAAGGCATGGCAGTCACCCTCACCCGCCTCCATCCGTCACATGCAGTGAACGTGAGGTGTTTGCTCTGGGACCCGCACCCTCCTCCGCCTGCTTTTTCTTAATTCCACGTGGCAATCGTATGCATGGAAGAATGATCCTCCGCATTTTACGTGCGTATATGGAGCGTCCGATTTCAAGGTCAGTTGGCCTGGCACGTCGATCGGCTGAATCTCAGCCGTTGATTTTCCACGTCGAACTCCCACATGTGTTCCTGCTGCAAGATGTTGCCGAGCGTGGAGACGCCCGGCCACGGCGACGGCTGGATCCCCAGGCACTTGACGCCGTCAGCCACGTCGATCAGGTAGCTCTTCGCCGGAGGGTCCAGCCTCGCCCCGCCAGCGAGGTGCACCACCATCGCTGGGACCGGACCCGCTTTCTCCTCTGCAGTTGCCGCCGTCCAGTTGTAACAGAACTCGAAGGGGTCCATGCTCACCCTCGGAGCCCACGTCAGACGCCGGCTCAGCGCTCCCACCACTAACCCATAAGCCGGCTCCGCCAGTAACGTTAGGCTAGTCCCCGAGTCGACGATGGTGCCGCCGCCGGAGGCGAAATCCCACACGATCGCTGGGATTGCCAGAATCTTTCCGTCAACGGAGATGCCCATGATCCCCACCCCGTAGAATGGCTGCAAGTCGAGCACCAGCGGCGTCTCATGCACCGGCGCCGCCGCAGGCGGCCTCGCGGGGCCGAagcggaggaagctggaggcgtTGCGGAGGCTGAGGTGGTCGACGAGGCAGTAGGAGAATCCGCCGCCAAAACTAGCGGCCGCCCTCGCCGCGAAGGAGCTGCCGCTGTTGCCCAGCCCCAGGACCCCGTCCGCCGCCCAGAAGCTCGCCCCGGAGAAGGTGGCGGTGCAGCCCACCACCAGGCCCCGCAGCTTCGCGCGGCGGCGCCCAGCGAGGATCACGGTGGCTGACTCGTTCGCGTACACGCCTTGCGCCGACGAATCGTCGGAGTACCTGCAATCGCAACCAAAACAAACGCAGCCACCATGCATCATTGAAATATTGAATAGTAAAACTCTCAAgaacattttaatattattaaaaaaaattaaagatattttaaaCGAATTTGAAATTACTTTTCCAATTTTAAGAAAGGGGAAGATCTTCGATTTGTGTTCTTCCAAAGCGGAATCTGAATCAAATGGAAAGGGGAAATTTTGGATTCCGTTACTTACTTGTAATCGTAACGGCAGGGGCTCGTCGGCGTCGGGCACGCCGACAACGAGAAAGGCAGATCGTTCTTGCACATCTCCGCGGCGCAGGGGATGA
This region of Zingiber officinale cultivar Zhangliang chromosome 9A, Zo_v1.1, whole genome shotgun sequence genomic DNA includes:
- the LOC122020693 gene encoding probable purine permease 4; its protein translation is MDNDGCVTKGARSNAWLLAGNYFLLCVGSLSSSLLSRFYFVHGGGSRWVSTLVQSAGFPLLLVPVYFCSSPVSGNRPFCSFGSRLLCLALGLGLLLGLNNLLFSCAVSYLSVSTSSLLLASQLAFTLLLSVVLVRHPVTFFNLNSVVLLTVSSVLLALNSSHDCPPGVDRRHFFLGLAAAIGAAALFAVYLPVMQLVYRGLSGGYRAVVEVQVVMEAAATALAVAGMAADGGGADGGKWWWPSEERWDLGAAAYWAVVATTVLAWQMCFMGTAGMVFLTSSVNGGICMTALLAVNVVGGVAAFGDEFSGGKAVAMALCLWGFGSYLYGEWKMKAGAEAEAPPAVVEEKLKPMQTAETSGDGDSNDGNV
- the LOC122021930 gene encoding aspartic proteinase NANA, chloroplast-like → MPMTSGAYAGTGQYFVRFLLGTPARPFLLVVDTGSDLTWAKCRLRGRRRRHRVFHPASSKTFRIIPCAAEMCKNDLPFSLSACPTPTSPCRYDYKYSDDSSAQGVYANESATVILAGRRRAKLRGLVVGCTATFSGASFWAADGVLGLGNSGSSFAARAAASFGGGFSYCLVDHLSLRNASSFLRFGPARPPAAAPVHETPLVLDLQPFYGVGIMGISVDGKILAIPAIVWDFASGGGTIVDSGTSLTLLAEPAYGLVVGALSRRLTWAPRVSMDPFEFCYNWTAATAEEKAGPVPAMVVHLAGGARLDPPAKSYLIDVADGVKCLGIQPSPWPGVSTLGNILQQEHMWEFDVENQRLRFSRSTCQAN